The Nonlabens spongiae genome contains a region encoding:
- a CDS encoding YehS family protein, translated as MDNNEILRRLRFTLDLSDDAMIDTYKKGGEEVSRAEISDWLKKEEHEDFDAVIDENLAVFLNGLIVNYRGKKDGQTPIAEVVLNNNIILRKLKIAFNFKSDEIVYLMKLGGQKVSESELTSFFRNPKHAKYMHCNDQYLRAFLNGFQKQRIKQRKNS; from the coding sequence ATGGATAATAATGAGATTTTAAGACGCTTACGTTTTACGCTAGATTTGAGCGATGATGCAATGATCGATACCTACAAAAAGGGCGGTGAAGAGGTTTCACGCGCAGAGATCAGCGACTGGTTAAAAAAAGAAGAGCATGAAGATTTTGATGCGGTCATCGATGAGAACCTAGCCGTTTTTCTCAATGGTCTCATAGTAAACTACCGCGGCAAAAAGGATGGTCAAACGCCCATAGCCGAGGTTGTACTAAATAACAATATCATCTTACGTAAGCTCAAAATTGCTTTTAATTTTAAAAGTGATGAAATCGTCTATCTTATGAAATTGGGCGGTCAGAAGGTTTCTGAAAGTGAATTGACATCGTTTTTCAGGAATCCCAAACACGCAAAATATATGCACTGTAACGACCAGTACTTGAGAGCGTTCTTAAACGGTTTTCAAAAACAACGTATTAAACAACGCAAAAACTCTTAG
- the fumC gene encoding class II fumarate hydratase → MDYRIEKDTMGEVQVPADKLWGAQTQRSINNFKIGAPASMPLEIIYGFAYLKKAAAHTNHELGGLDEEKRDLIAQVCDEILEGKHDDQFPLVIWQTGSGTQSNMNVNEVIANRAHQLAGKTIGEGEKTIQPNDDVNKSQSSNDTFPTGMHIACYKMIVEDTISGIKQLRNTLHKKAQDFDEVVKIGRTHLMDATPLTLGQEFSGYVSQLDHGIIAIEATLEHLSELALGGTAVGTGLNTPKGYDRKVAAYIADFTELPFKTADNKFEALAAHDAMVETHGALKQVAVSLNKIAHDIRMLASGPRSGIGEIIIPANEPGSSIMPGKVNPTQAEAITMVCARVMGNDTTVTVGGMQGHFELNVFKPVMAAAVLESAKLIGDACRSFDENCAVGIEPNHEKIKSLLENSLMLVTALNTKIGYYKAAEIANKAHDEGTTLKAAALSLGYVTEAEFDEWVRPEDMTGHK, encoded by the coding sequence ATGGACTACAGAATAGAAAAAGATACGATGGGCGAGGTTCAAGTGCCTGCCGATAAATTATGGGGAGCTCAAACTCAGCGCTCGATCAATAACTTTAAAATTGGCGCACCGGCGAGTATGCCGCTGGAAATTATCTACGGATTTGCCTATTTGAAGAAAGCAGCCGCGCATACTAATCATGAACTGGGAGGTCTTGATGAAGAAAAGCGCGATCTTATTGCTCAGGTCTGTGATGAAATACTTGAAGGGAAACATGATGATCAATTCCCTCTTGTAATTTGGCAAACGGGTTCAGGGACGCAGTCTAACATGAATGTTAATGAGGTTATTGCAAACAGAGCACATCAATTAGCTGGTAAAACCATCGGTGAAGGAGAAAAGACGATCCAGCCCAATGATGATGTTAATAAGAGTCAGTCCTCAAACGACACCTTCCCTACCGGAATGCACATTGCTTGCTATAAAATGATCGTGGAAGATACGATCTCTGGGATCAAGCAGTTAAGGAATACGCTCCATAAAAAAGCTCAAGACTTTGATGAAGTGGTGAAGATAGGTCGTACGCATCTTATGGACGCTACACCATTAACCTTAGGTCAGGAATTCTCGGGTTATGTTTCTCAATTGGACCATGGTATTATCGCAATTGAAGCAACCCTAGAGCACTTGAGCGAACTCGCACTTGGTGGAACCGCAGTGGGTACAGGTCTTAACACACCAAAAGGCTACGACCGCAAGGTAGCAGCCTACATAGCTGATTTTACAGAGCTTCCATTCAAAACGGCCGATAATAAGTTTGAAGCACTAGCTGCTCATGATGCAATGGTGGAGACTCACGGTGCCTTAAAACAAGTCGCGGTTTCACTCAACAAAATTGCACACGACATCAGAATGCTGGCGAGTGGACCTCGTAGCGGAATAGGCGAGATCATCATACCTGCAAATGAACCTGGAAGTTCCATCATGCCGGGAAAAGTAAATCCTACACAGGCTGAAGCCATCACCATGGTTTGTGCGCGCGTAATGGGTAACGATACTACGGTTACTGTAGGTGGTATGCAAGGGCACTTTGAGCTGAACGTTTTCAAACCAGTTATGGCGGCAGCAGTTTTGGAAAGCGCAAAACTTATAGGAGATGCCTGCAGAAGTTTTGATGAAAATTGTGCCGTGGGAATAGAGCCCAATCATGAAAAAATCAAGTCGCTTTTAGAAAACTCTTTGATGCTTGTCACGGCACTCAATACAAAAATAGGGTACTACAAAGCTGCAGAAATAGCTAACAAGGCGCACGATGAAGGAACCACGCTCAAAGCAGCTGCACTCAGTTTAGGCTACGTTACCGAAGCAGAATTTGATGAGTGGGTACGTCCAGAAGACATGACGGGACACAAATAA
- a CDS encoding type II toxin-antitoxin system RelE/ParE family toxin — translation MELKVLWLQLAEVKLVEIYNYYKVKAGKRIARDIINGIVDTTEVLSNQPEIGQIEENLKHRKIEYRYLIHTNYKKVYWINTKSKRVEIANVFDTRQDPQKIAQTK, via the coding sequence GTGGAACTAAAAGTTCTCTGGCTTCAACTTGCAGAGGTCAAGCTGGTCGAAATCTATAACTATTATAAAGTAAAGGCGGGCAAGCGAATAGCGAGGGATATTATCAACGGTATCGTTGACACCACAGAAGTTCTATCAAATCAACCTGAAATCGGACAAATTGAAGAAAACCTGAAGCACAGGAAGATTGAATACCGATACCTGATTCATACCAACTACAAAAAAGTCTATTGGATAAACACAAAGTCAAAAAGAGTTGAAATAGCTAATGTTTTTGATACGAGGCAAGATCCTCAAAAAATTGCTCAAACCAAATAG
- a CDS encoding glycoside hydrolase family 15 protein, with protein MDNLNYGIIGNCKSAALISNKGSIDWCCLPVFDSASVFAKILDEEKGGSLGFIMDDSYETHQEYLWQTNILTTHFDNGKDAFQVIDFMPRYKQEDGTFYMPPDIVRFIRILKGRPTLRVHFDPKLKYAQGETVIDNDGDYLHCKTISGEYESAFLYSDMNLDKILNQEEITLEGNAFLLLSYHEKLTTQSLDRAYLKFQRTKTYWMNWSERTTRYPLYQEEIVRSALTLKALTYEKTGAVLAAATTSLPETIGEVRNWDYRFCWIRDASMVIRVIAGLGHLRSAKRFLQFIVDTIPEKDEKIQIMYGIHGEKELTEKFLDHLSGYKNSSPVRLGNAAYIQKQNDIYGILMEVIYQQFDKFETSLENSEQLWTIIKSVTSTVRKNWQKPDKGIWELRTEDRHFVFSKLLCWVAIDRAIKISEILKKPRYQEEWKALRAEIHDDIYNNGWNEEIQAYTQSYGSKDLDASTLLMEQYGFIEAQDPRFISTVQATERELCKDGLMYRYKNNDDFGEPSSSFTICTFWLINSLNKIGETKKAREYFDQLLSYSNHLGLFSEDIDFKTKRLLGNFPQAYSHLALIETAVNFSE; from the coding sequence ATGGATAATCTTAATTACGGTATCATAGGAAATTGTAAAAGCGCAGCGTTAATTTCTAACAAAGGCTCAATAGACTGGTGTTGTTTACCCGTTTTTGATAGCGCTTCGGTTTTTGCCAAGATTCTTGATGAGGAAAAAGGTGGCTCACTGGGCTTTATCATGGACGATTCTTATGAGACTCATCAAGAATATCTCTGGCAAACCAATATCCTCACGACTCATTTTGATAATGGTAAGGACGCTTTTCAAGTAATAGATTTTATGCCTAGATACAAACAAGAGGATGGGACGTTTTACATGCCGCCTGATATCGTGAGATTTATAAGAATTTTAAAGGGCAGACCGACTCTACGCGTTCATTTTGATCCTAAATTGAAGTACGCTCAAGGCGAAACGGTGATCGATAACGACGGTGATTATTTACACTGCAAAACGATTAGCGGCGAGTATGAGTCGGCTTTTTTGTATAGCGATATGAATCTGGACAAAATCTTGAATCAGGAAGAAATTACGCTGGAAGGAAATGCTTTTTTATTGCTGTCGTATCACGAGAAATTGACCACTCAATCCTTGGATCGCGCTTACTTGAAATTTCAACGTACCAAAACCTACTGGATGAACTGGAGCGAGCGCACCACTCGTTATCCGCTCTATCAGGAAGAAATTGTGCGTAGTGCTTTAACCTTAAAAGCTTTAACTTACGAGAAAACAGGGGCTGTTCTCGCTGCAGCCACGACCAGTTTGCCAGAAACCATAGGTGAAGTGCGCAACTGGGATTACCGTTTTTGCTGGATACGGGATGCAAGTATGGTGATCAGGGTGATCGCTGGATTAGGACATTTACGCTCTGCAAAACGCTTTCTGCAGTTTATCGTGGACACCATTCCTGAGAAGGACGAGAAAATCCAGATCATGTATGGTATTCACGGTGAAAAAGAGCTTACCGAGAAATTTCTGGATCACTTGTCTGGCTATAAAAATTCCAGCCCGGTAAGATTAGGAAACGCTGCCTACATCCAGAAGCAAAATGATATCTACGGTATTTTGATGGAGGTGATCTATCAGCAATTTGACAAATTTGAGACCAGCCTAGAAAACAGCGAGCAACTCTGGACCATTATAAAAAGCGTGACCTCAACCGTAAGAAAGAACTGGCAAAAACCAGATAAAGGCATCTGGGAACTGCGCACAGAGGACCGCCACTTTGTTTTCTCAAAACTTTTGTGCTGGGTAGCCATAGATCGTGCGATTAAAATCAGCGAAATCTTGAAAAAACCGAGGTATCAAGAAGAATGGAAAGCTTTAAGAGCTGAAATTCACGATGACATCTACAATAATGGTTGGAATGAAGAAATTCAAGCTTATACACAGTCTTACGGTAGTAAAGATCTGGATGCTTCTACGCTACTTATGGAGCAATATGGTTTTATAGAAGCGCAAGACCCGCGATTTATAAGCACTGTACAGGCAACGGAGCGCGAACTGTGCAAGGACGGTTTGATGTACCGCTATAAGAACAACGACGATTTTGGCGAGCCGAGCAGTTCGTTTACGATCTGTACGTTTTGGTTGATCAATAGCCTAAATAAAATTGGTGAAACAAAGAAAGCTCGAGAGTATTTTGACCAACTGCTATCTTATAGTAATCACTTGGGACTTTTTAGTGAAGACATTGATTTTAAAACTAAAAGATTGCTCGGAAATTTCCCTCAGGCATACTCACATTTGGCATTAATTGAGACGGCGGTGAATTTTAGTGAGTGA
- a CDS encoding bifunctional alpha,alpha-trehalose-phosphate synthase (UDP-forming)/trehalose-phosphatase, translating to MPKTIIVSNRLPLQLSIENDQVHAEPSVGGLATGLKSVHRDSNGLWIGWTGLTAEEIDVQHEDAIKKEVQDQQCAGVRLTESDMEGYYYGFSNRTIWPLFHYFMEYAEFEDDFWESYKTVNEKFAKVVLENAEDGDTIWVHDYQLMLLPGLIRAQRPEVSIGFFLHIPFPSYEVFRTIPWREEILKGLLGADLLGFHTYDYERHFLSSVSRILGFPASFNSISLTDRVVTVDSFPMGIDYEKFSAFAKANHEQTDTAQSELQRRLQHHQEETPDAKLILSIDRLDYTKGIANRIRAYEHFLEKYPQYSEKVRLIMLAVPSRSNVPQYQLLKKEIDELVGRINGRFATVSWTPIWYFYRSMPFQNLIDLYTSSDVALITPIRDGMNLVAKEYVATRTDRTGVLILSEMAGAAKEMNEALLINPNSLDLIADAIKKALEMPERDQKKRNKYMQSRLKRYNVEKWATDFMNRLQAVRVDDEYVRTKKLREHRQQRILEHYNSAEKRIFFLDYDGTLRGFVNDPTEARPDDRILKLVSDLQNNEKNEVVIISGRESVTLGEWFKEVPVTLIAEHGVLKKEVGGEWHTTEAMNTDWVPSIQPILQTYVDRTPGTFIEEKKYSLAWHYRKADPDLGVMRANELSNVIKELSSNDGLSVLSGNKVIEIKSSNVHKGKAACNHILNKPYDFIFSIGDDWTDEYMFQDLPTEAVTVKVGRDNTAATYYIDKQEEVLDFLERFL from the coding sequence ATGCCTAAAACCATCATCGTCTCAAACCGACTACCATTGCAACTTTCCATAGAAAATGACCAAGTCCATGCAGAACCCAGTGTGGGCGGTCTCGCTACCGGACTCAAGTCCGTACACCGAGATAGCAATGGTTTGTGGATAGGCTGGACGGGACTCACGGCAGAGGAGATTGATGTACAGCATGAAGATGCCATTAAGAAAGAGGTTCAAGATCAGCAATGTGCGGGCGTGCGTCTCACAGAGTCTGATATGGAGGGCTATTATTACGGTTTTAGCAACCGTACGATCTGGCCGCTCTTCCATTATTTTATGGAATACGCAGAATTTGAGGATGATTTTTGGGAATCCTATAAAACGGTTAATGAAAAATTTGCCAAAGTCGTGCTTGAAAACGCGGAAGATGGCGATACCATCTGGGTGCATGATTATCAGCTCATGCTGCTGCCCGGTTTGATCAGGGCGCAACGTCCAGAGGTTTCCATCGGGTTTTTCTTGCATATTCCATTCCCCTCTTATGAGGTGTTCCGTACCATCCCGTGGCGTGAGGAGATTTTGAAAGGCTTGCTGGGCGCAGATCTGCTTGGTTTTCATACCTACGATTACGAGCGCCATTTCCTTAGTTCCGTGAGCCGTATCTTGGGCTTTCCCGCCAGTTTCAACTCCATCTCACTCACAGATCGAGTGGTGACCGTGGATTCCTTTCCCATGGGTATTGATTATGAAAAGTTTTCCGCTTTCGCGAAAGCGAACCATGAACAAACAGACACCGCACAGAGCGAGCTGCAACGTAGACTCCAGCACCATCAAGAAGAGACGCCAGACGCTAAACTCATCCTGTCCATAGACCGACTGGACTACACCAAAGGTATTGCTAACCGCATAAGGGCTTACGAGCATTTTTTGGAGAAATATCCACAGTATTCAGAGAAGGTGCGCTTAATTATGCTTGCCGTGCCTAGTCGTTCCAATGTACCTCAATATCAATTACTTAAGAAAGAGATTGACGAGCTGGTAGGACGCATAAACGGGAGGTTTGCGACCGTGAGCTGGACGCCCATCTGGTATTTTTACCGCTCCATGCCATTCCAAAACCTCATAGACCTCTACACCAGTAGCGATGTGGCGCTTATCACGCCCATACGCGACGGGATGAACCTGGTCGCCAAAGAATATGTCGCCACCAGAACCGACCGCACTGGTGTTTTGATACTCAGCGAGATGGCAGGTGCGGCCAAAGAAATGAACGAGGCGCTACTCATTAACCCAAACAGCCTGGACCTCATTGCCGATGCGATTAAAAAAGCGCTGGAAATGCCCGAGCGCGATCAGAAAAAACGTAATAAATACATGCAAAGCCGCCTGAAGCGCTACAACGTCGAGAAATGGGCCACCGATTTCATGAACAGGTTGCAAGCCGTGCGCGTGGATGATGAATATGTGCGTACCAAAAAACTGCGAGAGCACCGCCAGCAACGCATTCTGGAACATTATAACAGTGCCGAGAAACGCATATTCTTCCTGGACTATGATGGAACCTTGCGAGGATTTGTCAATGATCCTACGGAGGCGAGACCGGATGATCGTATTTTAAAATTAGTGAGCGACCTGCAGAATAATGAGAAAAACGAGGTTGTTATCATAAGCGGTCGGGAATCTGTGACTTTGGGCGAGTGGTTCAAAGAAGTTCCAGTAACTCTCATTGCAGAGCACGGTGTTCTGAAAAAAGAAGTAGGAGGAGAGTGGCACACAACCGAAGCCATGAATACCGACTGGGTGCCATCCATACAGCCTATTTTGCAGACTTATGTGGACCGTACACCGGGAACCTTTATCGAAGAGAAGAAATACAGCCTCGCCTGGCACTACCGCAAGGCAGATCCAGATCTGGGCGTGATGCGTGCTAACGAACTTTCAAACGTGATCAAGGAATTGTCCAGTAACGATGGTTTAAGTGTTCTTTCTGGTAACAAAGTCATCGAGATCAAAAGTAGCAATGTGCATAAGGGGAAAGCCGCCTGCAACCACATCTTAAACAAACCTTACGATTTTATCTTCAGCATAGGCGACGACTGGACTGATGAATATATGTTTCAAGACCTACCCACAGAAGCGGTTACGGTAAAAGTAGGCCGCGACAACACTGCAGCGACATATTACATCGATAAGCAAGAAGAGGTTTTGGACTTTTTGGAGCGGTTTTTATAG
- a CDS encoding arsenosugar biosynthesis-associated peroxidase-like protein, with amino-acid sequence MTKSYYDPKDLKKFGSITEWSEELGEKFFEYYGKVFEEGKLSAREKSLIALAVSHAVHCPYCIDAYTGDGLQRGITKEEMMEAVHVAGAIKGGATLVHGVQMMNKVNKLEM; translated from the coding sequence ATGACAAAATCATATTACGACCCTAAGGACTTAAAAAAATTTGGTTCCATCACAGAATGGAGCGAGGAACTGGGAGAAAAGTTCTTTGAATACTACGGGAAAGTTTTTGAAGAAGGGAAGTTAAGCGCTAGAGAGAAATCACTTATCGCCCTTGCCGTTTCACACGCAGTTCATTGTCCTTATTGTATCGATGCCTACACCGGTGATGGACTGCAGCGAGGAATTACTAAAGAAGAAATGATGGAAGCGGTACACGTAGCAGGCGCCATAAAGGGAGGCGCAACTCTCGTTCACGGCGTGCAAATGATGAATAAGGTGAATAAACTGGAAATGTAA
- the arsS gene encoding arsenosugar biosynthesis radical SAM (seleno)protein ArsS (Some members of this family are selenoproteins.): MAVGVETKKSLQRRESELANKRKQLEILKGEPFSNGELPTFAEKIYETGQFPLQPKKLEILQVNVGYMCNQVCAHCHVDAGPDRQEIMKRETMQQILDVIKSTGAHTLDLTGGAPEMNPHFRWFVEEASKVGINDFIVRSNLTIIRANPKYHDLPDFFKEHNIHVVSSMPHWTRGKTDKQRGDGVFDKSIKALQELNDRGYGMPGSDLKLDLVYNPSGAFLPGDQASMEKDFKKALMEDFGIQFHNLFAITNLPIARFLDYLIASENYEDYMYALVEAFNPAAVQNVMCTNTISVSWDGYLYDCDFNQMLDMKVNSNSKHISEYNEPELENRDIRISQHCYGCTAGAGSSCQGTVA, from the coding sequence ATGGCAGTAGGCGTAGAGACTAAAAAATCACTCCAGCGACGCGAGAGCGAACTGGCCAATAAACGCAAACAATTAGAAATACTTAAAGGGGAGCCATTTTCAAATGGCGAGCTACCCACTTTTGCTGAGAAGATCTACGAGACGGGCCAGTTTCCACTGCAGCCTAAGAAGCTAGAGATTCTCCAGGTGAACGTGGGGTATATGTGCAATCAGGTTTGCGCGCATTGTCACGTAGATGCGGGTCCTGACCGACAAGAAATCATGAAGCGTGAGACCATGCAGCAAATTCTGGATGTGATCAAGTCAACTGGCGCCCATACCCTAGATCTCACCGGTGGCGCTCCAGAGATGAATCCGCATTTCAGGTGGTTTGTTGAAGAGGCGAGTAAAGTGGGAATTAATGACTTTATCGTTCGGTCTAATCTGACCATCATCAGAGCTAACCCTAAATATCATGACCTGCCCGACTTTTTTAAAGAGCATAACATTCACGTCGTTAGCTCCATGCCCCATTGGACCAGAGGCAAGACTGACAAGCAACGTGGTGACGGTGTTTTTGATAAATCCATAAAAGCATTACAAGAATTAAACGATCGCGGTTACGGTATGCCCGGTAGTGATCTTAAACTAGACCTTGTATACAATCCCAGCGGTGCATTTTTGCCAGGAGATCAGGCGAGTATGGAGAAAGATTTCAAAAAGGCACTTATGGAAGACTTTGGGATACAATTCCATAACCTCTTTGCCATTACAAATCTACCTATTGCCCGTTTTCTGGATTACTTGATCGCCAGCGAAAATTACGAGGATTACATGTATGCACTCGTAGAGGCCTTTAACCCTGCAGCAGTGCAAAATGTGATGTGTACTAACACCATTTCCGTAAGCTGGGACGGCTATCTGTACGACTGTGATTTCAATCAGATGCTGGATATGAAAGTTAACAGCAATTCAAAACACATCAGTGAGTACAACGAGCCAGAACTTGAAAACCGCGACATACGTATTTCCCAGCATTGCTATGGCTGTACGGCAGGAGCTGGAAGTAGTTGTCAGGGTACGGTAGCGTGA
- the arsM gene encoding arsenosugar biosynthesis arsenite methyltransferase ArsM, with product MSYLNATEELYKDAALVPDVGLCCTTNPVWELPGLKIPKIMQEMNYGCGSTVHARDLSNSPRILYVGVGGGMELLQFAYFSRQKGGVVGVDVVPEMLEASRKNFKIAEEENAWFQSDFVELHKGDALNLPVADNSIDVAAQNCLFNIFKEEDLKKAIDEMYRVLKPHGRLVMSDPTCEQPMNDELRNDDRLRALCLSGSLPIDQYVKALTNAGFGTIEIRARKPYRILDPKNYPTDELIYIESIEVAAIKDPMPEDGPCIFTGKAAIYYGDDRQFDDGKGHVLLQNQPLAICDKTAGALAALGRDDIFISNSTYHYDGGGCC from the coding sequence ATGAGCTATTTAAACGCCACAGAAGAATTATATAAAGACGCCGCACTCGTGCCAGATGTAGGCTTGTGTTGCACCACAAACCCTGTTTGGGAACTACCGGGATTGAAGATCCCAAAAATCATGCAAGAGATGAACTACGGCTGTGGTTCTACGGTGCACGCCAGGGATTTGTCTAACAGCCCCAGAATCCTATATGTAGGAGTAGGCGGTGGTATGGAATTACTTCAATTTGCCTATTTCTCTCGCCAAAAAGGTGGAGTAGTAGGGGTAGATGTGGTTCCTGAAATGCTGGAGGCGAGCCGCAAGAATTTTAAGATTGCCGAAGAAGAAAACGCCTGGTTCCAGAGTGATTTTGTAGAGCTCCACAAAGGGGATGCACTTAATTTACCGGTGGCAGACAACAGCATAGATGTAGCGGCTCAAAATTGTCTCTTCAATATCTTTAAGGAAGAAGATCTCAAGAAGGCTATTGACGAGATGTACCGAGTGCTTAAACCGCACGGTCGCCTAGTTATGAGTGATCCCACCTGTGAGCAGCCCATGAACGATGAATTGCGTAACGATGATCGCCTGCGTGCGCTTTGCCTGAGTGGTTCATTGCCTATAGATCAGTACGTTAAGGCGCTTACTAATGCTGGTTTTGGTACGATTGAGATAAGAGCCAGAAAACCTTACCGTATTCTCGATCCTAAAAATTATCCTACAGACGAACTCATCTACATAGAGTCTATAGAAGTTGCCGCTATTAAGGATCCCATGCCAGAAGATGGTCCCTGTATCTTCACTGGAAAAGCAGCTATATATTATGGTGACGACCGCCAGTTTGACGATGGAAAAGGGCACGTTTTATTACAAAATCAGCCGCTTGCCATATGCGATAAAACAGCCGGTGCACTGGCAGCTTTAGGTCGCGATGATATTTTTATAAGCAATTCTACCTATCATTATGATGGAGGTGGTTGCTGTTAA
- a CDS encoding tetratricopeptide repeat protein has product MKSDEKIFQEFIKGSLNAADRAEFEKRMDDDSAFAKAYQQHLDLHNAIKITENKRRKTVLEKYEAEQNKAGSTFKWYKIAAVIILLLGSGSLIYMFNAENVYDQYYESYPNLIQPVVRGGTIESDLDQFYQYYENEEYRLAIETSRQLADPSNDLRFYVAMCYLELNQKQEALDRLGKIKSTDERIRPAILWYKALIYIDRDQNDKAIQNLDSLSKTYPSFMTSEVHELLQELQ; this is encoded by the coding sequence ATGAAAAGTGATGAAAAAATATTCCAAGAGTTTATCAAGGGGTCTCTCAACGCAGCAGATCGGGCTGAATTTGAGAAGAGGATGGATGATGATTCCGCTTTCGCGAAAGCGTACCAACAGCATCTAGATCTCCACAATGCCATTAAAATAACAGAAAACAAACGCCGTAAAACCGTACTAGAAAAATACGAGGCTGAGCAAAACAAAGCTGGATCCACCTTCAAGTGGTATAAAATAGCTGCCGTAATCATCTTGTTGCTAGGCTCCGGTAGCTTGATATACATGTTCAACGCAGAGAATGTGTATGATCAGTATTATGAAAGCTATCCAAATCTTATTCAGCCCGTCGTACGTGGCGGCACGATAGAAAGTGACCTTGATCAATTCTATCAGTATTACGAGAATGAGGAATATCGGCTCGCAATAGAAACCAGCAGGCAATTAGCTGATCCTTCAAACGATCTTAGATTCTACGTGGCGATGTGCTATCTAGAACTCAATCAAAAACAAGAGGCTCTAGATCGATTAGGTAAGATCAAGAGTACTGATGAAAGGATCAGGCCAGCAATTTTATGGTATAAAGCTCTAATTTATATTGATCGAGATCAAAATGATAAGGCGATTCAAAATTTAGACTCACTGTCAAAAACTTATCCAAGCTTCATGACCAGTGAAGTTCACGAGTTATTACAAGAACTCCAATAG
- a CDS encoding RNA polymerase sigma factor, whose protein sequence is MSHKNKVDSELKRRFQENDPEALRDVYVAYKDELLNWLIRYNLNMEDRLDIYQDAIIELQHKLVTQKVTLEKASIKTYLFGICKFLAIRHHKARKMEQVSDSEEQVAEIKVEEDLSENSKLLALSFKKLGAACQELISMFYYRGLTIKEMVELSNYKDENTVKSAKSRCMKKLKELVSYEK, encoded by the coding sequence ATGTCACATAAGAACAAAGTCGATAGTGAACTTAAAAGGAGATTTCAGGAGAATGATCCAGAAGCGCTACGAGATGTCTATGTGGCCTATAAAGATGAATTGTTGAACTGGCTGATCAGGTACAACCTCAACATGGAAGATCGGTTAGATATTTATCAAGATGCTATTATCGAGTTGCAGCACAAACTAGTGACTCAAAAAGTAACCCTTGAAAAAGCGAGTATAAAAACCTATTTGTTTGGTATTTGTAAGTTTTTGGCCATTAGGCATCACAAGGCTAGAAAAATGGAACAAGTTTCTGACAGTGAGGAGCAAGTTGCCGAAATAAAGGTCGAGGAAGATCTGTCAGAGAACAGTAAATTACTGGCTCTTTCCTTTAAAAAATTAGGTGCGGCCTGTCAAGAGCTCATCTCCATGTTTTACTATCGCGGCTTGACCATCAAGGAGATGGTTGAACTTTCTAATTATAAAGATGAAAACACGGTAAAGAGTGCTAAGTCACGCTGTATGAAAAAACTCAAAGAGCTGGTGTCGTATGAAAAGTGA